One Erythrobacter sp. SDW2 genomic region harbors:
- a CDS encoding PLP-dependent aspartate aminotransferase family protein has product MKKTTGMDRSITRSWRPATQAVRGGTWRSEHGETSEALFLSSGFTYDDAQTVADRFAGEAVGMTYSRLQNPTVAMLEERIALMEGAEACRAQASGMAAMTAALLCQLSAGDHVVGARAAFGSCRWLLDHLCPRFGIEVSVIDATDNAAWEAAIRPNTRVFFFETPANPTLDVVDLKFVCDLARAHGITTVVDNAFATSALQRPLNFGADVVAYSATKLMDGQGRVLAGAVCGSEQWINEVLLPFQRNTGPNISPFNAWVVLKGLETLELRAVRQSESAVALGAFIESRVPKMLHPGLPSHPRHAMALAQMKATGPIFAFDVGDRATAFAVLDALQLVDISNNIGDSRSLMCHPASTTHAGMTQEARDEMGVTEGLLRINVGLEDIEDLKEDLDQALAAAGL; this is encoded by the coding sequence ATGAAAAAGACCACCGGCATGGACCGTTCGATCACCCGCAGCTGGCGCCCGGCGACGCAGGCCGTGCGCGGCGGGACCTGGCGCAGCGAACACGGCGAGACGAGCGAGGCCTTGTTCCTCAGCTCGGGCTTCACCTACGACGATGCCCAGACGGTCGCCGACCGTTTCGCGGGCGAGGCTGTCGGGATGACCTACTCGCGCCTGCAGAACCCGACTGTCGCCATGCTGGAGGAACGCATCGCGCTGATGGAGGGGGCCGAGGCCTGCCGCGCCCAGGCGAGCGGCATGGCGGCAATGACCGCCGCCCTGCTGTGCCAGCTTTCGGCGGGCGACCATGTTGTGGGCGCGCGCGCGGCCTTCGGTTCGTGCCGCTGGCTGCTCGACCACCTGTGCCCCCGTTTCGGCATCGAAGTCAGCGTGATCGACGCCACCGACAACGCAGCGTGGGAAGCCGCAATCAGGCCCAACACCAGGGTGTTCTTCTTCGAAACGCCGGCCAACCCGACGCTCGACGTGGTGGACCTCAAGTTCGTCTGCGATCTCGCCAGGGCGCATGGCATCACAACCGTGGTGGACAATGCCTTCGCCACCAGCGCGCTGCAGCGCCCGCTCAATTTCGGCGCGGATGTGGTCGCTTACAGCGCAACCAAGCTGATGGACGGCCAAGGCCGCGTGCTGGCCGGGGCGGTCTGCGGCAGCGAGCAATGGATCAACGAAGTGCTGCTGCCGTTCCAGCGCAACACCGGGCCCAATATCTCGCCCTTCAACGCCTGGGTGGTGCTCAAGGGCCTCGAAACCCTTGAACTGCGCGCCGTGCGCCAGAGCGAAAGTGCCGTCGCGCTGGGTGCCTTCATCGAGAGCCGCGTTCCGAAAATGCTCCACCCCGGCCTGCCCAGCCACCCGCGCCATGCCATGGCGCTGGCGCAGATGAAGGCCACCGGCCCGATCTTCGCCTTCGATGTCGGCGACCGGGCGACGGCCTTCGCCGTGCTCGATGCGCTGCAGCTGGTCGACATCTCCAACAATATCGGCGACTCGCGCAGCCTGATGTGTCACCCCGCCAGCACTACCCACGCGGGGATGACGCAGGAGGCGCGCGACGAAATGGGCGTGACCGAAGGTTTGCTCAGGATCAATGTCGGGCTGGAGGATATCGAGGATCTGAAGGAAGACCTCGACCAGGCGCTGGCGGCGGCAGGGTTATAG
- a CDS encoding MgtC/SapB family protein produces the protein MTELFLPGTLGWLDAMMRIGAATLLPLAIGLERFVHKKPIDFRPFVIISVAACALILGAFELMSEGRDPVDPTRVMEGVITGIGFIGAGAMFRQGKFVQGAGSAASIWCAGAIGLLCGMGEVWLAGIVAAIVLALLLISGPFTGNWDPASVQSERDSEDAL, from the coding sequence ATGACCGAACTTTTCCTCCCCGGAACGCTCGGCTGGCTCGATGCGATGATGCGGATCGGGGCGGCAACGCTCCTGCCGCTTGCCATCGGGCTGGAGCGGTTCGTGCACAAGAAGCCGATCGATTTCCGGCCTTTCGTCATCATTTCCGTGGCCGCCTGCGCACTGATCCTCGGCGCATTCGAGCTGATGTCAGAGGGACGCGACCCGGTCGATCCGACGCGGGTGATGGAGGGTGTCATCACAGGGATCGGCTTCATCGGCGCCGGGGCGATGTTCCGCCAGGGCAAGTTTGTCCAGGGGGCGGGATCGGCCGCCTCGATCTGGTGCGCCGGAGCGATAGGCCTGCTGTGCGGCATGGGCGAGGTGTGGCTGGCCGGCATCGTTGCCGCCATCGTTCTTGCGCTACTGCTCATCAGCGGACCATTCACCGGAAACTGGGACCCGGCGTCTGTCCAGTCCGAACGCGACAGCGAGGATGCGCTATAA
- a CDS encoding 2-hydroxychromene-2-carboxylate isomerase gives MTKTVEFIFDIVSPNGYLAWYPLREITARHGAELAVTPVFLGGMHKLTGNAPPMIRDADVKGKVEYSMLEMRRFIEKHGFGKYRLHPQFPFNSVTFQRMLLAVEGEDRIRLVETLLPAIWEEGMPVDDPAAIGAMLAAAGFDPQTLLAATQDPAIKQQLIDNTEAAVARGAFGIPTFYVGEEMFFGKERLGQVEELLA, from the coding sequence GTGACCAAGACCGTCGAATTCATCTTCGATATCGTCAGCCCCAATGGCTATCTCGCCTGGTATCCGCTGCGAGAAATCACCGCACGGCACGGGGCGGAACTGGCGGTGACGCCGGTGTTCCTCGGCGGGATGCACAAGCTTACCGGCAATGCCCCGCCGATGATCCGCGACGCCGATGTGAAGGGCAAGGTCGAATATTCGATGCTGGAGATGCGCCGCTTCATCGAGAAGCACGGCTTCGGCAAATACCGCCTCCACCCGCAGTTCCCGTTCAATTCGGTGACCTTCCAACGGATGCTGCTGGCGGTCGAGGGCGAGGACCGCATCCGCCTGGTCGAGACGCTGCTGCCGGCGATCTGGGAAGAGGGGATGCCGGTCGACGATCCGGCCGCCATTGGCGCGATGCTGGCTGCCGCAGGGTTCGACCCGCAAACCCTGCTCGCCGCGACGCAGGATCCGGCCATCAAGCAGCAGCTGATCGACAACACCGAAGCCGCCGTCGCGCGCGGGGCCTTCGGCATCCCGACCTTCTATGTCGGGGAGGAAATGTTCTTCGGCAAGGAACGGCTCGGCCAGGTCGAGGAACTGCTCGCCTAG
- a CDS encoding TadE/TadG family type IV pilus assembly protein, which produces MICFFFSRLWRDCSGYGAMELALATPFLFLLNLGMADTSMLIGTKIDWSGLASLFGFQAFDSAVTVAGASVELISFPVTITESKTVYQPS; this is translated from the coding sequence ATGATCTGCTTCTTTTTCTCCCGCCTGTGGCGCGATTGCTCCGGCTACGGGGCGATGGAGCTTGCCCTTGCCACGCCCTTCCTGTTCCTGCTGAACCTGGGCATGGCCGATACCTCGATGCTGATCGGGACCAAGATCGACTGGTCGGGCCTCGCCAGCCTGTTCGGTTTCCAGGCCTTCGACAGCGCGGTGACCGTCGCGGGCGCCAGTGTTGAGCTGATCAGCTTCCCGGTCACGATCACCGAAAGCAAGACGGTGTATCAGCCGAGCTAG
- a CDS encoding TadE/TadG family type IV pilus assembly protein gives MTIRPALLQCRRLLRALRDTRGVAMVEFAFIAPLILFMGVVGIEMANYAVTSLRISQAAMHIADNGSRIGERGTLSAQRIYESDINDLFIGVRLQAGESIDLYETGRVIVSSLERNADGGQWIHWQRCMGKLEVDSSDGPEGTGETGTDFAGMGEDGAEVTAEAGQAVIYVELIYQYRPLMDNGFTQPFLPSGPIRSTAAFNVRNTRDLTGIFQRPNPSEVASCDEYEEI, from the coding sequence ATGACCATCCGCCCTGCCCTGCTTCAATGCCGCCGACTGCTGCGCGCGCTGCGCGACACGCGCGGGGTGGCGATGGTGGAGTTTGCCTTCATCGCACCTCTGATCCTGTTCATGGGCGTGGTCGGCATCGAAATGGCCAACTACGCCGTGACCTCGCTGCGCATCAGCCAGGCTGCGATGCATATCGCCGACAACGGCTCACGCATCGGCGAGCGCGGCACACTGAGCGCCCAGCGCATCTATGAAAGCGACATCAACGACCTGTTTATCGGGGTACGGTTGCAGGCGGGGGAGTCGATCGACCTTTATGAAACCGGTCGCGTCATCGTCAGCAGTCTCGAGCGCAATGCCGACGGCGGGCAGTGGATCCACTGGCAGCGCTGCATGGGCAAGCTGGAAGTAGACTCCAGCGACGGGCCGGAAGGAACCGGCGAGACGGGGACGGACTTTGCCGGCATGGGGGAGGACGGCGCGGAAGTGACCGCCGAGGCCGGCCAGGCGGTGATCTATGTCGAGCTGATCTACCAATACCGGCCGCTGATGGACAACGGCTTTACCCAGCCCTTCCTGCCGAGTGGCCCGATCCGCTCGACCGCCGCCTTCAATGTGCGCAACACGCGCGATTTGACCGGCATCTTCCAGCGCCCGAACCCGTCCGAAGTCGCAAGTTGCGACGAGTACGAGGAAATCTGA